Below is a window of candidate division WOR-3 bacterium DNA.
TAAGATTTTTGACTAAATCCCTGCTAATATATATTCTGTTTTTATTTAGATTACAAATGATATTTTTGTCTGAAAATCAGCTCCAATATCTAATTTCGAGATCACTGTTACTTAAAAACCCAGAGCTCAAAACGAAAAGATTGATATTGTTTTTCTCAATTTTTGTCTTTTCATTGACTAAATCTATTTTAATACAACGACGCAACTCTATATCTTCGAACGATAAATCGGTGATATTTAAGAAATGCCGAAAACATATAAAATCTTCACGCAAATGAATTATACAATAAATTAAAACAAATTTTATTTGTGGTTGGGTTGATATCTATTCTAAAGTTGATGCATTTATTATTCTATCTGATTATCAGGAAGCTGTAGAACATTTGAGGTTTCCATTTCCTTTCCTGCAATTCCTTTTATTGCGCCGAACAGAGCAGAAACATTCTCTTGAACTGCCCAAATTTGTTTTTCTCTTAGAGCCCAAATTTTATACATAGCTTTTTTCTCTGAATTCAGCTGTACAACCATATCATCATAGTTCTCAACTATTCTTTTGATGTTTTGAACGAACTCATTGCTTGTCAAATAAGTGTAAAGAAGCTCCATTTTATCCCCTTTGTTTTCTTGGGATATTTTTACGGACTGTGTTTTTATCAACATTTCTCTCAGAACAAATGAAAGACCCCGAACTTCGTGAAAGCCGCAGATCCAAACTCCGTTTCTTTCGCCGAATCTGTCCATATCGCCCGGCATTGCCTCTGTGACTAAAACTGCCAGGTCAGCTTTGCATGTAACTTGATCCTGCTTCAATTTATCAATCCAATCATTGGAATAGTTTTTGGTTCTTTTGCTCTCATAGACAATAGAGCCGCATTCCTGCTGTATTGAATTGATTACTGTTTGAATGCAGTCCGCCCCGCGAACTCCTTTTGGAACTTCCTGGATTTTATCAAAGGGATACGTCTTTGAAAGCAAATCTTCAATTGCAAGTTCTTGAACCTCACCCTGTAATTGCATTGAACCTTGTTCTGCCTTGCGCTTCATTTCTTCAGCGAGTTTTTTATTGTCTTCGATTTGCTTTAGGAGTTTGATTTTTTCCAATTCAAAACTCTCCCGCTCTTTTGCCCGTGCTTTGTCTTCTATTTCCTTTTGTTTTTCAAGGATCTGCTTTTCGACTTGGAGATATAGATCTTCTTGTTTTTCCTTTAGTTCTGCTTCTTGTCTCATCAATGCGACTTCTTTTTCCCGAAGAGTTTTGTTTTCAGATTTTCGTTTTTCATTTTCTTCTTTTAGAGATTTAATTGTCTCTTCGTAGCTTTCAGAAGTAAGTTTTTCAATTTTCTTGCTTTCAATTTCCAAAGCTTTGGAAAGCTCTTTCTTTAACAATTCTTCCTGCTTTTCTTTTTGTTCAGCTACAATATTCCGTTCTTCTTCAAGTTTCTTTTTTTCCGCGTTGAATTTTTCAATTTGCTCGGCCACTTTTCGCTCATACTCCGACTTGAAATGAGCTTCAAGTTTTCCTGATATCGCTTCTTCAACATCAAAGCTGTGTCCGCAATTTGGGCAGGTTATTTTATCTTTCATATATTGCCTCTTGAAAATTCATGTCAATGCCTCCGATTTGAGAGGTTATTTACCGAATTTCTAACAAATGCAGGTCTCACAACGCATTATTCCGAATCAAGTAAAGAATCATCGCCTCTTATACTTTTAATAATATCATTCATTTATCTTTTGTAAGCATCTTTCCTGGGACCGATTCTCAGAATGATTACTTCATCATCTGATATTACGAACATAACTCTGAAATTTCCATTCAGCGACACAGAAGGCGTTTTCTGAATTTGTTCTGTCATACTTCGCTTGGGTCAATGGAAACCTCTATCGCTCCTGCAGTTATAGCGATTTTCTGGATATCGCCGGTCGCAATAGTGAGGTTGGACGACAATTTGACTGCAAAAGGTGGAATCCGAGTCCCAGCAGGCAGACGGATCGTCTCTTTATCGAAGAGTATCTCGCTCTGTTCAGGATTTTCCATCAATTCTACAAGGTACGGTACTCCCGGACGGCATAGCCAAACAACACCATACTTGCGGGTTAGCAGTGAAATCGGATGCAGTAGCAATCCCAGTATAGAACACCTGGAAACTTCCTTCTCAATGTCACCGCAAACGCATCCAATGTGATGAAGACCCGGCCCTCGCTTCTCCAAAGCTCTTGAATAAGGTCCGTCCGCTATTGCCTGGATTAGCAACAACGCCGGTACATTTTCACCGCCAAATGTTACGTATCGCTCTCTCGTTCCCTCCGCGGGTTGTTCTTCAGGGGCATGAAGAATGCATGCCGGTGGTAACGATTTTGAAACGGATTCAAGATTTCGCACAAGAATCGCAATATGGTTTGTTTGCATCATCTCATCATCCCCTCCAGCGTCCCGTTAAAGTGGCTCAATTTCAAAATACCATTTTTTAGCTCGATTTATCATAACTATTTACATGAGGTTTTATACATTATTTGATTGAAAATTACTTTATATGAATATTAATTTTTCTTTTACAATATTTAAACTTTCATTTTTTTCTCTATCAATATGAATTCCTTTCATACCTATGGCTTTAGCAGCCTCAACATTTATAATTTTATTATCAATAAATAAGCATTCACTGGCTTCAGAATTTATTTTTTCTAAAGCTTTTTCATAAATTGATTTTTCTGGTTTTGCTTTTCCAATAAATGCTGAGATTATGATAGTATCAAAATATTTTCTTATATCCAGTTTATCAAAAATCCAATCTAAACTTGGGTACGCGTTGGATATTACTCCTAATTTATAATGTTTTGATATACTATCTAAAACATCGATTACTTCTGGATATAAAGTGCAATGATTTGCATAATGAGTAAGGTAAAATAGCTTTTCACTTAAATAAACATCAGAAACATTAATTTCTTTTGCAATAACAGAATAATAATTTAAAAATAGTTCTTTTTCTTCATCCCAATTATTTATCCATCTTCCACTCTCATTAAAAACAGAAAAGAATTCATTTCCTTTTTTTAATGCGCTATCAATAATATCCTTGTTTAATCTCATTGATCTTAGGATTGCTTTTATTCTCTCGTCCCTGGGAATTCCGGCCGTAAATAAAATTCCACCTGCGTCAAACATTATCACTTTTATTTCACTTTTTAAGCTCAAGCAATCCTCCCCCAGCGGAGATGTGATTTATTTTTTCTTTCTTTTTTATAATATTCGTCGGCTTTTTCCTTGTCATTTAGCTTCAAATATAAATCTCTAATTTCCTGATAGATAAAATCACTGGTAACTCCGTATTTTTCAGAAATCAAAAATGCATCCAATGATTCGGTATATCTTTGCTCGTCTCGCAATATATATCCCAAATCTTCGGCAGCACTTGTTTTATTTTCCGAAATTTTCAAACCTTGTTTTAGAATATCTATCCCAACGCCAGGATTTTTCTTTGAATAATATATGTTATAATCGCCGTAAGCGTCACTTGCTATTGCAGGTATCACTTCGCTGTCGACGAGTGAATAAATCTCTTTATATTCAAATCCTCTATCTGATTTATATATAACATAATCTATAATCCTTTCGGGAAGTGATATATTTACCAAACAATCTGAAACATTATTATGTGAATCAATCATTTTTACTCTTGCAATACACTGAATCTCAGCGTTAGGAATCAATTTATCTGTCATGGCTGTAATTTCCCAGTCGAGCGGACTTTCTGAATTATTCTTAACAACCTTAAACAGAAAAATGTCTGTGTGTTTAGAAACTACATCAATAATTTTCATCTCTTGGCTCTCGGTTTTATATGAAATTAATAAGCATTTAATAACATGTTAGTGGTTTTTTTGCATGAGCCACTGGGATTAATTGGATTTTCCGCTTTATGCAATTTTCAGAAAATCCTCTTCTTCATGAAAACCGCCATTTCGTGTTTTTCCAAATCATCGTTTGTATAGAACGATATATCAATTCCCTCTATCCTGTAGCCATTCTTTTTATAGAAATCTATTGCTACGCCGTTACTCGTCTGTGTTTCAAGGTTTATTAATCTAAAGCCCTTTTCCCTCGCAATTTTATCTATTTCTTTCATCAAATAAGTACCCAAACCTTTTCCTCTTTCTTTCCGGATTATTTCTATTGATTCAATATAAAGAGTATTGTTCCAATCCCGTCTTTCAAGCAGAAAATGACCAACTGGGAAATCATCTTTAAATAAAGTATATGACAATTCCTGATCTATTATTTCAGTGAGCCTGTCTTTCTCATCATCTGTTCTGATCCATTTTTTGATGAATGGTTTCTGATTCGTTTGTCTTGTCAAGATGAACTTGGTCCGGTCCTCTTCATCAGTGTAGTCGACTCTATATCTGATGTCAGAGACATATCCTGATTCGGGTAAAAGATCGAGATCACAATATATTTCGATTCTCTTTAATCTCAACATACTAACCTCACAAGTTTTTCAGAGAATTAACGGTGCTGTCTTTATCCCAAACACACTCGGACATCTTTTTCTACATTCAAAGCATTTTTTTATCGTATATCCTTTTTCAGTCTTGAAATTTGAAATTGGTCTGCATTCCTTTTGAATAACTGTTTCTCCTGTCAATGCCTTTTGAGGGCAAATATCCAGACAAATCCTGCAATTCGGGGGGCAAACTTCATAATCCGCCATTGGGTTCGATTCATATCTCACAGAAGTCAATAATGCGCCGATTTGAATCATATTTCCATAATCCTTGTTTATCAACAGATTATTTTTTCCAAGTTTTCCCAATCCTGCCAAATATCCGACATGCCTGAGCGATAATATCGCACGGCCTTCCTGTTTTTTATTGTCCCAATACAAATATGGGTCATCAGTCGGTATCAAAACGTTTTTTACACCCAATTTGTCAAGTTCGGTAGAAATGTCATACGTTATCGTATCCATTTTCTGCATGGCCAAAGTATTCGTATGAGAAAAGGGCACGGGATTTTCCGCGAATAAAGATTCTTTGGGCAGTCGAATCGCAAAAGCAATTACTGTCTCGGTCTTTGAATAAATGTCCTTGGGATGAAATCCTTTGGGCGCATTTTCGAACCTGTCCACAGATGCGACTCCAAATAAATCAACACCTTGTCTAAATGCAATCTCTTTTATTCTGTCTTTTGTGATCATGGTTCAATTTTCCGATTTTGTTTTTTCTGCCATGCACCCTGCCGTTCGCGGATATTTAAAGTTGCGAACGAAATAGTGAGGGCGCAATTCGATATCAATCTATATGATAGATTTTCCTTATTTCTTAAATAAAACACATTCACTGTTTAACTGCTCTGGTCGCAATGTACGAAGGGATGAATTTTGAAAGAATGCCCTCATTATGATAATCTTCATAAAATCCGTTAACTACAAATCCCGCTTTTATCTGCCCGCCGATCTGGTCATCAAGCGTATGACTGAATTCAAGCGCATATCCTTTTTCAAAATAAATTTTCTTCTCTTCATCTGTTAACTCCTGCGCAGAACTGTATGGAATCTTGTGTTTGACTTCAAGAACATCTTGTTCCATTTTCTCTGAATCAAAAAGATATACAAGAGGATTCGCAAAACCGGATAAAAGGATTCCGTTTCTCTTCAATACACGATATGTTTCCATCCAAACCGGCAATATGTCCGGCACAAATGAATTTGAAACCGGATGGAAAATTAAGTCAAACATTTCATTTTCAAAACATGATAAATCAGCCATGTCTCCTTCGACTGTTTTAATTTTCAATGAATCTCGTTCGGCGACGTATTGGTCCTGCATTAATTGCTTGGGAGAATTGTCAAAAACAGTCACATCGGCGCCAAGAGCAGAAAATAAAGGCCCCTGCTGTCCTCCGCCAGACGCCAGACATAAAACTTTCAAGCCCCTCAAGTCCCGAGACCATTCTTTCGGAACCGGTTTTAAAGGCGTTAAAAATATTTTCCAGTTGCCTTTTTTTGCTTCTTCGATTATTTCCCTGCTCACAGGGACAGTCCATTCGTCGCCCGAATCCACAGCCTTATTCCAAGCATATTTATTATGCATTAAAATATCGTTATAAATTCTTTCTTTTCCCATAATAATCACTCTTTCATTTTATTTGCCGGTGAACGCCGCGTACTTGGAATGGAACGTTTTTCAATATTATGCAATTGCTTTTGGTATATCTTCCAACTCTTTTTTTAGCCGCTTCTTTTCTTTTCGCAGATCATACTCATCCTGGATACCTAACCAGAATTCAGCAGAATTTCCAAAATATTTGGATAATCTTAATGCTGTGTCTGCTGTAATTCTTCGTTTTGCCTTTAATATTTGCGATACTCTCGTTGCCGGTATATGAGTATCTTTTGCAAGTTTATAAGCACTGATATTTAAAGGAGAAAGAAATTCTTCAAATAAAATTTCTCCGGGTGTTACATCAGGTATTTTATTCATAATTCCTCCTAATGATAATCTATAATTTCAACTTCTGATGCAATTCCATTTTTCCAGTTAAAACATATCCGCCATTGATTGTTAATCCGTATACTGTATTGACCCATCCTTTTTCCAGATAATATTTCAAGTTTATTACCTACTGGGATTCTTAAATCATTTAAATCTTTTGAACGGTGCAAGATAATTAACTTTCTATATCCAATTTTCTGGATATTTATAGGAAATCGCTTAGAATATTTCTGGTTCCAAATTTTTTCCGTTTCTTTATCTTTAAACGATCTAATCACAATTAAGTTTAACGCATTGCGTTAATAACGTCAAGCGTCAATATATAGGATTGCTATAAAATAATTGTCCCATAACCCTCGGATATCTCAGAAGAATATTACTTCAGTATTTTTAACCATTTCGTTGTTGAAATTTCTTAAATTCATTATTTAAAATCTGAATGAAAGAGATATCAACAACGGTTAAGAGAATATAAACGAACCGCGAATACGATTTTTGAATCTAAGATTCAAAATATCGTCGATATTTTTTTGATTAAAAAACTGTAGTACAATAAATACCTTAACCGCTAATGG
It encodes the following:
- a CDS encoding DUF2130 domain-containing protein, which translates into the protein MKDKITCPNCGHSFDVEEAISGKLEAHFKSEYERKVAEQIEKFNAEKKKLEEERNIVAEQKEKQEELLKKELSKALEIESKKIEKLTSESYEETIKSLKEENEKRKSENKTLREKEVALMRQEAELKEKQEDLYLQVEKQILEKQKEIEDKARAKERESFELEKIKLLKQIEDNKKLAEEMKRKAEQGSMQLQGEVQELAIEDLLSKTYPFDKIQEVPKGVRGADCIQTVINSIQQECGSIVYESKRTKNYSNDWIDKLKQDQVTCKADLAVLVTEAMPGDMDRFGERNGVWICGFHEVRGLSFVLREMLIKTQSVKISQENKGDKMELLYTYLTSNEFVQNIKRIVENYDDMVVQLNSEKKAMYKIWALREKQIWAVQENVSALFGAIKGIAGKEMETSNVLQLPDNQIE
- a CDS encoding VOC family protein gives rise to the protein MMQTNHIAILVRNLESVSKSLPPACILHAPEEQPAEGTRERYVTFGGENVPALLLIQAIADGPYSRALEKRGPGLHHIGCVCGDIEKEVSRCSILGLLLHPISLLTRKYGVVWLCRPGVPYLVELMENPEQSEILFDKETIRLPAGTRIPPFAVKLSSNLTIATGDIQKIAITAGAIEVSIDPSEV
- a CDS encoding HAD-IA family hydrolase, whose product is MSLKSEIKVIMFDAGGILFTAGIPRDERIKAILRSMRLNKDIIDSALKKGNEFFSVFNESGRWINNWDEEKELFLNYYSVIAKEINVSDVYLSEKLFYLTHYANHCTLYPEVIDVLDSISKHYKLGVISNAYPSLDWIFDKLDIRKYFDTIIISAFIGKAKPEKSIYEKALEKINSEASECLFIDNKIINVEAAKAIGMKGIHIDREKNESLNIVKEKLIFI
- a CDS encoding GNAT family N-acetyltransferase, which encodes MLRLKRIEIYCDLDLLPESGYVSDIRYRVDYTDEEDRTKFILTRQTNQKPFIKKWIRTDDEKDRLTEIIDQELSYTLFKDDFPVGHFLLERRDWNNTLYIESIEIIRKERGKGLGTYLMKEIDKIAREKGFRLINLETQTSNGVAIDFYKKNGYRIEGIDISFYTNDDLEKHEMAVFMKKRIF
- a CDS encoding epoxyqueuosine reductase, whose product is MITKDRIKEIAFRQGVDLFGVASVDRFENAPKGFHPKDIYSKTETVIAFAIRLPKESLFAENPVPFSHTNTLAMQKMDTITYDISTELDKLGVKNVLIPTDDPYLYWDNKKQEGRAILSLRHVGYLAGLGKLGKNNLLINKDYGNMIQIGALLTSVRYESNPMADYEVCPPNCRICLDICPQKALTGETVIQKECRPISNFKTEKGYTIKKCFECRKRCPSVFGIKTAPLIL
- a CDS encoding class I SAM-dependent methyltransferase — its product is MGKERIYNDILMHNKYAWNKAVDSGDEWTVPVSREIIEEAKKGNWKIFLTPLKPVPKEWSRDLRGLKVLCLASGGGQQGPLFSALGADVTVFDNSPKQLMQDQYVAERDSLKIKTVEGDMADLSCFENEMFDLIFHPVSNSFVPDILPVWMETYRVLKRNGILLSGFANPLVYLFDSEKMEQDVLEVKHKIPYSSAQELTDEEKKIYFEKGYALEFSHTLDDQIGGQIKAGFVVNGFYEDYHNEGILSKFIPSYIATRAVKQ
- a CDS encoding HigA family addiction module antidote protein, with the protein product MNKIPDVTPGEILFEEFLSPLNISAYKLAKDTHIPATRVSQILKAKRRITADTALRLSKYFGNSAEFWLGIQDEYDLRKEKKRLKKELEDIPKAIA
- a CDS encoding type II toxin-antitoxin system RelE/ParE family toxin, which gives rise to MIRSFKDKETEKIWNQKYSKRFPINIQKIGYRKLIILHRSKDLNDLRIPVGNKLEILSGKRMGQYSIRINNQWRICFNWKNGIASEVEIIDYH